In Camelus ferus isolate YT-003-E chromosome 10, BCGSAC_Cfer_1.0, whole genome shotgun sequence, the following proteins share a genomic window:
- the CDKN1C gene encoding cyclin-dependent kinase inhibitor 1C isoform X1, producing MLIAAGPARGGVGPSRIKGRARTGRSTGQVLCARWVPARPEPAQRTKTGTEGARPPAGRHSERDSGAVYCPTASTLAMERLVARRTFPVFARTSACRSLFGPVDHEELSRELQMRLAELSAEDQRRWDYNFQQDVPLRGPGRLQWTEVDSDSVPAFYRETVQVGRCRLLVAPRPRPDGAVNCPPPGPPADEPLDGLGEAPAPPSSGPAVTPAPAPAPAPQESAEQEAVPPPRSQEPLAEPPHSGISGRPAPGTAATAAATTAAAAAAATATATTAAAGGAAIKKLSGPLISDFFAKRKRPAPEAKASNEVPAGCAAPGAAPAVGSAEQTPRKRLR from the exons ATGCTAATAGCAGCGGGGCCCGCGCGCGGGGGGGTGGGACCCTCGCGTATAAAGGGGCGCGCGAGGACTGGGCGTTCCACAGGCCAAGTGCTCTGCGCTCGGTGGGTGCCAGCCAGGCCTGAGCCAGCCCAGCGAACGAAGACAGGCACCGAGGGGGCGCGGCCGCCGGCCGGACGACACAGCGAACGAGACTCAGGAGCAGTCTACTGCCCGACAGCCAG CACATTGGCAATGGAGCGCCTCGTCGCCCGCCGCACCTTTCCTGTGTTCGCACGCACCAGCGCCTGCCGCAGCCTCTTCGGGCCCGTGGACCACGAGGAGCTGAGCCGCGAGCTGCAGATGCGCCTGGCCGAGCTAAGCGCCGAGGACCAGCGCCGCTGGGACTACAACTTCCAGCAGGACGTGCCACTGCGGGGCCCTGGGCGCCTGCAGTGGACCGAGGTGGACAGCGACTCCGTGCCCGCCTTCTACCGGGAGACGGTGCAGGTGGGGCGCTGTCGCCTGCTCGTGGCGCCCCGTCCCCGCCCTGACGGTGCGGTCAATTGCCCGCCCCCGGGGCCGCCGGCCGATGAGCCCCTTGACGGCCTCGGGGAGGCGCCGGCGCCGCCGTCCAGCGGCCCGGCCGTAAcacccgccccggccccggccccggcgccGCAGGAGAGCGCTGAGCAGGAGGCGGTCCCGCCGCCGCGCAGCCAGGAGCCTCTCGCCGAGCCGCCGCACTCAGGGATTTCGGGGCGCCCCGCGCCGGGCACTGCCGCCACCGCTGCCgccaccaccgccgccgccgccgccgccgccactgccACCGCCACCACTGCCGCCGCCGGAGGCGCCGCGATCAAGAAGCTGTCCGGGCCTCTCATCTCCG ATTTCTTCGCCAAGCGCAAGAGACCCGCGCCCGAGGCCAAGGCGTCAAACGAGGTTCCCGCGGGATGCGCCGCGCCTGGCGCTGCTCCAGCCGTCGGCTCGGCTGAGCAAACTCCGCGCAAGCGGCTGCGATGA
- the CDKN1C gene encoding cyclin-dependent kinase inhibitor 1C isoform X2 — MSDVYLRSTLAMERLVARRTFPVFARTSACRSLFGPVDHEELSRELQMRLAELSAEDQRRWDYNFQQDVPLRGPGRLQWTEVDSDSVPAFYRETVQVGRCRLLVAPRPRPDGAVNCPPPGPPADEPLDGLGEAPAPPSSGPAVTPAPAPAPAPQESAEQEAVPPPRSQEPLAEPPHSGISGRPAPGTAATAAATTAAAAAAATATATTAAAGGAAIKKLSGPLISDFFAKRKRPAPEAKASNEVPAGCAAPGAAPAVGSAEQTPRKRLR, encoded by the exons ATGTCCGACGTGTATCTCCGCAGCACATTGGCAATGGAGCGCCTCGTCGCCCGCCGCACCTTTCCTGTGTTCGCACGCACCAGCGCCTGCCGCAGCCTCTTCGGGCCCGTGGACCACGAGGAGCTGAGCCGCGAGCTGCAGATGCGCCTGGCCGAGCTAAGCGCCGAGGACCAGCGCCGCTGGGACTACAACTTCCAGCAGGACGTGCCACTGCGGGGCCCTGGGCGCCTGCAGTGGACCGAGGTGGACAGCGACTCCGTGCCCGCCTTCTACCGGGAGACGGTGCAGGTGGGGCGCTGTCGCCTGCTCGTGGCGCCCCGTCCCCGCCCTGACGGTGCGGTCAATTGCCCGCCCCCGGGGCCGCCGGCCGATGAGCCCCTTGACGGCCTCGGGGAGGCGCCGGCGCCGCCGTCCAGCGGCCCGGCCGTAAcacccgccccggccccggccccggcgccGCAGGAGAGCGCTGAGCAGGAGGCGGTCCCGCCGCCGCGCAGCCAGGAGCCTCTCGCCGAGCCGCCGCACTCAGGGATTTCGGGGCGCCCCGCGCCGGGCACTGCCGCCACCGCTGCCgccaccaccgccgccgccgccgccgccgccactgccACCGCCACCACTGCCGCCGCCGGAGGCGCCGCGATCAAGAAGCTGTCCGGGCCTCTCATCTCCG ATTTCTTCGCCAAGCGCAAGAGACCCGCGCCCGAGGCCAAGGCGTCAAACGAGGTTCCCGCGGGATGCGCCGCGCCTGGCGCTGCTCCAGCCGTCGGCTCGGCTGAGCAAACTCCGCGCAAGCGGCTGCGATGA